The following proteins are encoded in a genomic region of Rhodospirillales bacterium:
- a CDS encoding HAMP domain-containing histidine kinase, which produces MTMSMTQPMGEASASTAGGGVVLVMAGAARWLRSGLACRLCRRVTAATFVAIFVIEAVILVPSYFRREGELLTRLEETSLAAARTAMRLTPRKDLAADIAASLGVSAGSTPLLGVTLYYPDGRFVDSFGEVPTLTPPIGPDWNGMAMARTGGSYEVAWTAATLESPFTMVARLDASMVDRELRAFVARIAGLVAVIALFVTAATMLILAYAVLGPVLALRNRLIAAGADPTQPESYLLGERADELGDVNRAFNAMIRRIAANIDAIENQRKQLAKAHDAVLRANQAKSDFLAGMSHELRTPLNAIIGFSELMRSQMFGPLGNPRYIEHAGIIHDSGNHLLELINGILDFSKAEAGRVELHVEETVFADLAEASVRMVGERAAKAGVALELQLPEPPVAIAVDGLRLKQVLLNLLTNAIKFTPSGGRVTLAAGLVPHGFQISVADTGIGIAPEDLERVMEPFGQARDSRVRDQEGTGLGLPLAKHLIELHGGLLTLASEYGRGTTVTATLPAACARPLRP; this is translated from the coding sequence ATGACCATGTCCATGACCCAACCGATGGGCGAGGCCAGCGCTTCCACCGCCGGCGGCGGGGTTGTCCTTGTCATGGCCGGCGCGGCCCGATGGCTGCGGAGCGGATTGGCTTGTCGGCTGTGCCGGCGCGTAACCGCTGCGACGTTCGTCGCGATTTTCGTCATCGAAGCCGTCATCCTTGTCCCTTCGTACTTCAGGCGCGAGGGCGAACTGCTCACCCGGTTGGAGGAAACGAGCCTGGCAGCGGCCCGGACGGCGATGCGGTTGACGCCCCGGAAGGACCTGGCGGCGGATATCGCCGCCTCGCTCGGCGTCAGCGCCGGGAGCACGCCGCTCCTGGGCGTTACGCTCTATTACCCCGATGGGCGCTTCGTCGACAGCTTCGGCGAGGTGCCGACGCTCACCCCGCCGATCGGCCCCGACTGGAACGGCATGGCGATGGCGCGGACGGGCGGCAGCTACGAGGTGGCCTGGACCGCCGCGACGCTCGAATCGCCTTTCACCATGGTGGCGAGGCTCGATGCCAGCATGGTCGACCGCGAACTCCGCGCTTTCGTCGCGCGCATCGCGGGCCTGGTGGCGGTGATCGCCCTATTCGTGACCGCGGCCACCATGCTGATCCTGGCTTATGCCGTGCTTGGCCCGGTGTTGGCCCTGAGGAATCGCCTGATCGCGGCGGGCGCCGATCCGACACAACCCGAGAGCTACCTTCTCGGGGAGCGCGCCGACGAATTGGGCGACGTCAATCGCGCGTTCAACGCCATGATCCGCCGCATCGCCGCCAATATCGACGCCATCGAAAACCAACGGAAACAGCTGGCCAAGGCCCACGATGCCGTACTGCGGGCGAATCAGGCCAAATCGGATTTCCTCGCCGGCATGAGTCACGAGTTGCGCACGCCATTGAACGCGATTATCGGTTTTTCCGAATTGATGCGGAGTCAAATGTTCGGTCCGCTCGGGAATCCCCGTTACATCGAGCACGCCGGCATCATTCACGACAGCGGCAACCATCTGCTCGAACTCATCAACGGCATTCTCGATTTTTCCAAGGCCGAAGCGGGTCGGGTGGAACTGCACGTCGAGGAAACCGTTTTCGCCGACTTGGCCGAGGCCAGCGTTCGCATGGTCGGCGAGCGCGCCGCCAAGGCCGGAGTGGCGTTGGAGTTGCAGCTACCCGAGCCCCCGGTAGCGATCGCGGTCGACGGCCTTCGCCTGAAGCAGGTTTTGCTTAACCTGCTGACCAACGCCATCAAATTCACGCCCAGCGGCGGGCGAGTCACCCTTGCCGCCGGGTTAGTTCCCCACGGTTTCCAGATCTCGGTCGCCGACACCGGTATCGGCATCGCGCCGGAAGATCTCGAACGCGTGATGGAGCCGTTCGGCCAGGCCCGCGATTCACGCGTGCGCGATCAGGAGGGCACCGGTCTCGGGTTGCCGCTCGCCAAACATCTGATCGAACTGCACGGCGGTTTGTTGACCCTGGCCAGCGAATACGGACGCGGCACCACCGTAACGGCGACCTTGCCGGCGGCGTGCGCGCGCCCGCTTCGCCCATAG
- a CDS encoding DUF2282 domain-containing protein encodes MNKSAFAIASAVAVALASAQTFAQSGPAPAPTVKSEKCYGIAKAGQNDCQTATSSCAGTSKKDFQPDAWKYVPAGTCEKMSGGSLKPKKA; translated from the coding sequence ATGAACAAATCCGCCTTCGCCATCGCTTCCGCCGTCGCGGTCGCTCTCGCTTCCGCGCAGACGTTCGCCCAGTCCGGCCCGGCGCCCGCGCCCACGGTCAAGTCCGAGAAATGCTACGGCATCGCCAAGGCCGGCCAGAACGATTGCCAGACCGCGACCTCGTCATGCGCCGGCACTTCCAAGAAGGACTTTCAGCCCGACGCGTGGAAGTACGTTCCGGCGGGCACCTGCGAAAAGATGTCCGGCGGCAGCCTCAAGCCGAAGAAAGCCTGA